The Acidobacteriota bacterium genome includes a region encoding these proteins:
- the rho gene encoding transcription termination factor Rho translates to MTTNGAREATSSGGGARAAVSADLAFDLKALKELSNRDLLKLARELDVVGAAGLARQELSFKILEAQTEKSGLLFGEGVLECLSDGYGFLRAPEYSYLPGPDDIYVSRSQIRRFDLRTGDTVSGQVRQPKNKGERYLALIKLEAVNFEHPDAVRQKIFFDNLTPLYPEERLRLEVEGDLSSRVTDLVAPMGKGQRALIVAPPRTGKTMLLQSLARSIATNHPEVVLVVLLIDERPEEVTDMERSVRGEVVSSTFDEPASRHTQVAEMVIEKAKRLVEYGKDVVILLDSITRLARAYNTVQPPSGKVLSGGIDANALQRPKRFFGAARNIEGGGSLTIVATALIDTGSRMDDVIFEEFKGTGNSELHLDRKLVDKRIFPAIDIDKSGTRKEELLLSPDELQRVWVLRKVLNPLPVVESMEVLQERLKNTPSNADFLAAMSRGARGAPN, encoded by the coding sequence ATGACGACGAACGGAGCCCGGGAAGCGACGAGTAGTGGTGGCGGCGCGCGGGCGGCTGTCAGCGCCGACCTGGCCTTCGACCTGAAGGCCCTCAAGGAGCTGAGCAACCGCGACCTTCTGAAGCTGGCGCGCGAGCTGGATGTGGTCGGGGCCGCCGGCCTGGCCAGGCAGGAGTTGAGCTTCAAGATCCTGGAGGCGCAGACGGAGAAGAGCGGGCTGCTCTTCGGCGAGGGCGTTCTCGAGTGCCTGAGCGACGGCTACGGGTTCCTGCGAGCCCCGGAGTACAGCTACCTGCCGGGACCGGATGACATCTACGTCTCCCGCAGCCAGATCCGGCGTTTCGACCTGCGCACCGGAGACACGGTTTCGGGGCAGGTGCGCCAGCCGAAGAACAAGGGCGAGCGCTACCTGGCCCTGATCAAGCTGGAGGCGGTGAACTTCGAGCACCCGGACGCGGTGCGCCAGAAGATCTTCTTCGACAACCTGACGCCCCTCTACCCGGAGGAGCGTCTGCGGCTCGAGGTGGAAGGCGACCTGTCGTCCCGGGTGACGGATCTGGTGGCGCCGATGGGCAAGGGCCAACGCGCCCTGATCGTGGCGCCGCCGCGGACCGGCAAGACGATGCTGCTGCAGTCCCTGGCGCGCTCGATCGCGACCAACCACCCGGAAGTCGTGCTGGTCGTCCTGCTGATCGACGAGCGGCCCGAGGAAGTGACGGACATGGAGCGTTCGGTGCGCGGCGAGGTCGTGTCGTCCACCTTCGACGAGCCCGCTTCGCGCCACACCCAGGTCGCCGAGATGGTGATCGAGAAGGCGAAGCGGCTGGTCGAGTACGGCAAGGACGTGGTCATCCTGCTCGACTCGATCACCCGACTGGCGCGCGCCTACAACACGGTGCAGCCACCGTCGGGCAAGGTGCTGTCGGGCGGCATCGACGCGAACGCGCTGCAGCGGCCGAAGCGGTTCTTCGGGGCCGCCCGGAACATCGAGGGCGGCGGCTCGCTGACGATCGTCGCGACCGCGTTGATCGACACCGGCAGCCGGATGGACGACGTGATCTTCGAAGAGTTCAAGGGCACCGGCAACTCCGAACTGCACCTGGACCGGAAACTGGTCGACAAGCGGATTTTCCCGGCCATCGACATCGACAAGTCGGGCACACGCAAGGAGGAGCTGCTCCTGTCGCCGGATGAACTGCAGCGGGTCTGGGTGCTGCGCAAGGTGCTGAACCCGTTACCGGTGGTCGAGAGCATGGAGGTCCTCCAGGAACGGCTCAAGAACACGCCCTCGAATGCCGATTTCCTGGCCGCCATGTCCAGGGGTGCCCGGGGAGCTCCGAACTGA
- a CDS encoding DUF362 domain-containing protein, translated as MAVLPTAPSSVLADYHELLNLAGYREVVDPYVDTALKINISWHFFYPGSSTTPWQLEGVVRAMKKDGYDPDLIHGCHNRTVVIDARLGERENKQIDVIRAHGLRNIHLYEEGEEWLDVRDAVGDLTERFLCLNDVYPQGFHIPARFVGENIIHLPTVKTHVFTTTTGAMKNAFGGLLNERRHWTHPVIHETLVDLLMIQQHIHRGVFAAMDGTFTGDGPGPRCMIPRIGNVVLASADQVAIDAVAAKLMGFDPLRIRYIRLAHDLGLGCGDPREIEVVGDPAVADRNWGFVGPFRKMTFAARMQHKIYWGPLRRPIEWSLRTFLAPWAYLASVLYHDSFWYPYKAKKQMAEVLASPWGRLFAGWERAKADGRGYPRIEDRPAAVFRTGWRAFVTSLGVLWTCLREAPEVAVRLTRRSGSTGVRGSGS; from the coding sequence GTGGCCGTCCTGCCGACCGCGCCGTCGTCGGTGCTGGCGGACTACCACGAGCTACTGAACCTCGCGGGCTATCGCGAGGTCGTCGACCCTTACGTCGACACGGCGCTCAAGATCAACATCTCCTGGCACTTCTTCTATCCCGGCAGCTCCACGACGCCGTGGCAGCTGGAAGGGGTTGTGCGGGCGATGAAGAAGGACGGCTACGACCCGGATCTCATCCACGGCTGCCACAACCGGACCGTCGTGATCGACGCCCGATTGGGCGAACGGGAGAACAAGCAGATCGACGTCATCCGGGCCCACGGCCTGCGCAACATCCACCTCTACGAAGAGGGTGAGGAATGGCTGGACGTACGGGACGCCGTCGGCGACCTGACCGAGCGCTTCCTGTGCCTGAACGACGTGTACCCGCAGGGGTTCCACATTCCGGCGCGGTTCGTGGGCGAGAACATCATCCACCTGCCGACGGTCAAGACGCACGTCTTCACCACGACGACGGGCGCCATGAAGAACGCCTTCGGCGGCCTGCTGAACGAGCGCCGGCACTGGACTCATCCCGTGATCCACGAGACCCTGGTCGACCTGCTGATGATCCAGCAGCACATCCACCGGGGCGTGTTCGCGGCCATGGACGGGACGTTTACCGGCGACGGCCCGGGCCCGCGCTGCATGATCCCCCGCATCGGCAACGTCGTCCTTGCCAGCGCCGATCAGGTGGCCATCGATGCGGTGGCGGCGAAGCTGATGGGCTTCGATCCGCTGCGGATCCGCTACATCCGGCTGGCCCACGATCTGGGTCTGGGTTGCGGCGACCCGCGCGAGATCGAAGTCGTGGGCGATCCCGCGGTCGCGGACAGGAACTGGGGATTCGTGGGGCCCTTCCGCAAGATGACGTTCGCGGCAAGGATGCAGCACAAGATCTACTGGGGTCCCCTGCGGCGTCCGATCGAGTGGTCGCTGCGCACCTTTCTCGCGCCCTGGGCCTATCTGGCGAGCGTTCTGTACCACGACTCGTTCTGGTATCCGTACAAGGCGAAGAAGCAGATGGCCGAGGTCCTGGCGAGTCCCTGGGGCCGCCTGTTCGCCGGCTGGGAAAGGGCGAAGGCCGACGGGCGTGGCTACCCAAGGATCGAAGACCGGCCGGCCGCCGTCTTCCGCACCGGTTGGCGCGCTTTTGTGACGTCGCTCGGCGTTCTCTGGACCTGCCTGCGCGAGGCTCCTGAGGTGGCGGTGCGTCTGACAAGGCGTTCGGGCAGTACGGGCGTTCGCGGCTCGGGGTCCTGA
- a CDS encoding molybdopterin-dependent oxidoreductase, protein MKSGEDLRKRPADSSPWEPTACILCESNCGIEVQLGGDDGRQFARIRGDRANPVSKGYVCQKAGRLNHYQNSRDRLLSPMRRRADGSFEEVDWDTAISGIAARLSEVREHFGGESIFYYGGGGQGNHLPGFYARSTLRTLGSVYRSNALAQEKTGEMWVAGQMVGAHSRGDFHRCEVGVFLGKNPWQSHGIPRARVTLRELAKDPERCLIVIDVRRSETADLADIFLQVKPGTDAWLLAAMLGVLLEEGLEDSDFVARCTDGFEEVRPHLEQVDIRAACSACGVPEDLVREAVRRIARASSVSVFEDLGVQMNRNSTLVSYLQRLLWMLTGNFGKEGAHNVSTTLVPITAARSSGPRTTPVTGAPVIAGLVPCNRIADEILTNHPKRFRAMLIESANPVHSLAESRKMRAALRALECVVVIDVAMTETARLADYVLPATTQYEKAEAVFFNFEFPENAFFLRRALLPPPATDKAGPLPEPEIHCRLTEALGGFSAGQIEKLRAALREGGRARFGETFKAAMREKPELAGTAPALLYRTLGETLPESARSGAALWSAAQICARRFADSVRRAGIEGDDHELGDALFDAIIDSPQGLVFSVDPPEVSWERVQTATGRLQLAIPELFDAVDGLAATDGPAITSEAFPLVLSAGERRSYTANTIYRDPLWRRRALEEALALSPNDAAALEIADGDRVRLVTSQGSTQVLATISGRMQDGHISLPNGLGLDYPDEGGRRTLDGVPPNELTSTSARDPIAGTPWHKSVPARLERIADDGP, encoded by the coding sequence ATGAAGTCAGGAGAAGACCTCCGGAAACGCCCCGCGGATTCCTCTCCGTGGGAACCGACCGCGTGCATCCTCTGCGAGTCCAACTGCGGCATCGAGGTGCAGTTGGGCGGGGACGACGGACGGCAGTTCGCTCGCATACGGGGTGATCGGGCAAACCCCGTTTCCAAGGGCTATGTCTGCCAGAAGGCGGGACGTCTGAACCACTACCAGAACAGCCGCGACCGCCTGTTGTCGCCGATGCGCCGGCGAGCCGACGGCAGCTTCGAGGAAGTCGACTGGGACACCGCGATCAGCGGAATCGCGGCCCGCCTCTCCGAAGTGCGGGAGCACTTCGGCGGCGAGTCGATCTTCTACTACGGAGGCGGTGGCCAGGGGAATCACCTTCCCGGGTTCTACGCCCGCTCCACCCTGCGCACTCTCGGCTCCGTGTACCGCTCGAACGCACTGGCCCAGGAGAAGACGGGCGAGATGTGGGTCGCCGGCCAGATGGTCGGCGCTCACTCGCGCGGCGACTTTCACCGCTGTGAAGTCGGTGTCTTCCTGGGCAAGAACCCGTGGCAGTCGCACGGCATACCACGCGCCCGGGTCACGCTGCGCGAACTCGCGAAGGACCCGGAACGCTGCCTGATCGTCATTGACGTCCGGCGCTCCGAGACCGCGGACCTGGCCGACATCTTCCTCCAGGTGAAGCCGGGCACCGACGCCTGGCTGCTTGCGGCGATGCTCGGCGTCCTGCTCGAGGAAGGCCTTGAAGACAGCGACTTCGTCGCCCGGTGCACGGACGGTTTCGAGGAAGTACGCCCCCATCTCGAACAGGTCGACATCCGCGCCGCGTGCTCCGCCTGCGGCGTCCCCGAAGACCTCGTGCGCGAAGCCGTGCGCCGCATCGCCAGGGCGTCGAGCGTCTCCGTCTTCGAGGATCTCGGCGTCCAGATGAACCGCAACTCGACCCTGGTGAGCTACCTCCAGCGCCTGCTCTGGATGCTGACCGGGAACTTCGGCAAGGAGGGGGCGCACAACGTCTCCACCACGCTCGTGCCGATCACCGCGGCACGCTCATCCGGCCCGCGAACGACCCCGGTGACCGGAGCGCCTGTGATCGCGGGGCTCGTGCCCTGCAACCGGATCGCCGACGAGATCCTCACGAATCACCCGAAGCGCTTCCGGGCCATGCTCATCGAGAGCGCCAACCCGGTCCACTCGCTGGCCGAGAGCCGAAAGATGCGCGCGGCTCTGCGGGCGCTCGAGTGCGTCGTCGTGATCGATGTCGCGATGACCGAGACCGCCAGGCTCGCCGACTACGTGCTGCCGGCGACCACGCAGTACGAGAAGGCGGAGGCGGTGTTCTTCAACTTCGAGTTCCCGGAGAACGCCTTCTTCCTGCGACGGGCTCTGCTGCCGCCGCCCGCAACGGACAAGGCGGGGCCGCTGCCGGAGCCGGAGATCCACTGCCGGCTCACCGAGGCTCTCGGCGGCTTCTCGGCCGGGCAGATCGAGAAGCTCCGCGCCGCTCTGCGCGAGGGTGGACGAGCCAGGTTCGGGGAGACGTTCAAGGCGGCCATGCGGGAGAAACCCGAACTCGCCGGAACAGCGCCCGCCCTCCTCTACCGGACCCTGGGCGAGACCCTGCCCGAGAGCGCCAGGTCCGGGGCTGCCCTGTGGAGCGCTGCCCAGATCTGCGCTCGTCGCTTCGCCGACTCCGTGCGGCGAGCCGGCATCGAAGGCGACGACCATGAACTGGGCGACGCCCTGTTCGACGCCATCATCGACAGCCCTCAGGGCCTCGTGTTCTCCGTCGACCCGCCCGAGGTCAGTTGGGAACGCGTCCAAACGGCGACCGGTCGGCTCCAGCTCGCGATTCCGGAGCTGTTCGACGCGGTCGATGGTCTTGCCGCCACCGACGGCCCCGCCATCACCAGCGAGGCGTTCCCGCTCGTGCTGTCCGCCGGCGAGCGGCGCTCCTACACGGCGAACACGATCTACCGCGATCCCCTGTGGCGCCGGAGAGCCCTCGAGGAAGCGCTCGCCCTCTCGCCCAACGACGCGGCGGCACTCGAGATCGCGGACGGCGACCGGGTCCGGCTGGTGACTTCGCAGGGCTCCACCCAGGTCCTCGCCACGATCAGCGGCCGCATGCAGGACGGGCACATCTCGCTTCCGAACGGCCTCGGGCTCGACTACCCCGACGAAGGGGGACGGCGCACGCTTGACGGCGTACCGCCGAACGAACTGACCAGCACCTCGGCCCGCGATCCCATCGCCGGCACGCCGTGGCACAAGAGTGTTCCGGCTCGCCTGGAACGAATCGCCGATGACGGCCCCTGA
- the yihA gene encoding ribosome biogenesis GTP-binding protein YihA/YsxC, translated as MKVRSARFVVSAVRAADLPRDGFPQIVFAGRSNVGKSSLINRMLGRKDLARTSSKPGRTRTVNFFLIDESWYVVDLPGYGYARVSKREREAWGRSVERYLRSAAGLARVVLLVDGKVAGTPLDSEAYAYLRSLKFDPVVAVTKIDRIGRGARARTLAEVAELLGMPSAAALFPVSSRTGEGVARLLGVLLNPEFSPGGTPQNPRT; from the coding sequence GTGAAGGTCCGCAGCGCGCGCTTCGTCGTTTCGGCCGTGCGGGCCGCCGACCTGCCCAGGGACGGTTTCCCTCAGATCGTCTTCGCCGGGCGGTCGAACGTCGGCAAGTCAAGCCTGATCAACCGGATGCTCGGGCGCAAGGACCTTGCGCGCACGAGTTCCAAGCCGGGGCGTACGAGGACGGTCAACTTCTTCCTGATCGACGAGTCGTGGTACGTGGTCGATCTGCCGGGCTACGGCTACGCGCGGGTTTCGAAGCGTGAGCGGGAGGCCTGGGGCCGGAGCGTGGAACGGTATCTACGGTCGGCTGCCGGTCTGGCCAGGGTGGTTCTGCTGGTGGATGGTAAGGTCGCCGGGACACCACTCGACTCCGAAGCGTACGCGTACCTTCGCAGTCTGAAGTTCGATCCCGTGGTCGCGGTGACCAAGATCGACCGCATTGGGCGCGGGGCTCGGGCGCGAACCCTTGCCGAGGTTGCAGAGCTGTTGGGAATGCCGTCCGCGGCGGCGCTGTTTCCCGTGTCGTCTCGAACTGGTGAGGGCGTGGCGCGGCTGCTCGGAGTGTTGCTGAACCCGGAGTTCAGCCCTGGTGGCACACCACAGAACCCAAGGACCTGA
- the lon gene encoding endopeptidase La, translating to MASGYVSTSSERLPVVPLRDMVVFPQMMAPFIVGRRGSVLALEQTLRTAGKLIFLVAQRDPKVDDPGIDDIHPIGVVARVVQNVKLPNGNVKVMVEGLRRAELRTLEEKDGAFEAEVEVYEIHYPADDKVQVYMSRLLNSFEQYAKMSHHLAFESLMSTLKLDDPDRFADALAAHLTVSTAEKQTLLETLNPYERLQAVHDLLDVEVEKINIDKRINVQVKKQMEKAQKEYYLNEKIKAIHHELGRKDDRADEIAELKEKIEKSGAPKLVREKASQELRRLEAMPPVSAEATVSRNYVDWLVSVPWKKRSRELKDLKKAATILDQGHYGLEKVKERVLEFLAVRQLTNKNQTSIICFVGPPGVGKSSLAKSIAAATGRKFVRLSLGGVRDEAEIRGHRRTYIGAFPGQIIQMMKRAGTVNPVFLLDEVDKMSMDFRGDPSSALLEVLDPEQNDTFVDHYMDIEYDLSKVMFIATANVEHPIPPALKDRMEIIQLAGYTPNEKLEIARQFLVPRQLDSHGLTADEIRFSDDSLGFLMDSYTREAGVRNLEREIAAVCRKLARRLVEEGRAKKVKAKQKGKGKQKAKAKAADAEPAIAVDASLVAELLGKPKFRPRKKLDESEVGVATGLAWTQAGGELLESEVGLMKGTGKLILTGKLGDVMKESARAAMSYLRSRSDVFGLEPGFHADRDLHIHVPEGAIPKDGPSAGITMASALISALLEVPVRGDVAMTGEITLRGKVLPVGGIKDKVLAAYRAGIFEILLPKENDKDLEEVPEEVRNEMTFHLVESMDEVLEAVFDGPVRRVPEVPADFQKPADEAPPANVAH from the coding sequence ATGGCTTCCGGATACGTTTCGACGTCCAGCGAGCGGCTGCCGGTTGTGCCGCTCAGGGACATGGTCGTGTTCCCCCAGATGATGGCCCCCTTCATCGTCGGGCGTCGCGGCTCGGTGCTGGCGCTGGAGCAGACGCTGCGCACCGCCGGCAAGCTGATCTTCCTGGTCGCCCAGCGGGATCCCAAGGTGGATGATCCCGGCATCGACGACATCCATCCGATCGGGGTCGTCGCGCGGGTCGTTCAGAACGTCAAGTTGCCGAACGGCAACGTGAAGGTCATGGTCGAAGGCCTGCGCCGGGCGGAGCTGCGGACCCTGGAGGAAAAGGACGGCGCCTTCGAGGCCGAGGTCGAGGTCTACGAGATCCACTACCCGGCCGACGACAAGGTCCAGGTCTACATGAGCCGGCTGCTCAACAGCTTCGAGCAGTACGCCAAGATGTCCCACCACCTGGCCTTCGAGAGCCTGATGTCGACGCTGAAGCTCGACGATCCCGACCGCTTCGCCGACGCGCTGGCCGCGCACCTGACCGTCTCCACCGCCGAGAAGCAGACTCTGCTCGAGACGCTGAATCCGTACGAACGCCTGCAGGCGGTGCACGACCTGCTCGATGTCGAGGTCGAGAAGATCAACATCGACAAGCGGATCAACGTGCAGGTCAAGAAGCAGATGGAGAAGGCGCAGAAGGAGTACTACCTCAACGAGAAGATCAAGGCGATCCACCACGAGCTCGGGCGCAAGGACGATCGCGCCGACGAGATCGCCGAGCTGAAGGAGAAGATCGAGAAGTCCGGCGCTCCGAAGCTGGTGCGCGAGAAGGCCTCGCAGGAGCTGCGGCGTCTGGAGGCCATGCCGCCGGTGTCGGCCGAGGCGACCGTGTCGCGCAACTACGTCGACTGGCTGGTCTCGGTGCCGTGGAAGAAGCGGAGCCGCGAACTGAAGGATCTGAAGAAGGCCGCCACGATCCTGGACCAGGGTCACTACGGGCTGGAAAAGGTCAAGGAGCGGGTGCTTGAGTTCCTGGCCGTTCGCCAACTGACGAACAAGAACCAGACCTCGATCATCTGCTTCGTCGGCCCGCCGGGCGTGGGCAAGTCGTCGCTGGCCAAATCGATTGCCGCGGCCACGGGCCGCAAGTTCGTGCGCCTTTCCCTGGGCGGCGTGCGGGACGAGGCCGAAATCCGCGGGCACCGGCGCACGTACATCGGCGCCTTCCCGGGCCAGATCATCCAGATGATGAAGCGGGCGGGGACGGTCAACCCCGTGTTCCTGCTCGACGAGGTGGACAAGATGTCCATGGACTTCCGCGGCGACCCGTCGTCGGCCCTGCTGGAAGTGCTCGATCCAGAGCAGAACGACACGTTCGTCGACCACTACATGGACATCGAGTACGACCTCTCGAAGGTCATGTTCATCGCCACGGCGAACGTCGAGCATCCGATCCCGCCGGCACTGAAGGACCGGATGGAGATCATTCAGCTAGCCGGTTACACGCCGAACGAGAAGCTCGAGATCGCGCGCCAGTTCCTGGTGCCGCGGCAGTTGGACAGCCACGGCCTGACCGCCGACGAGATCCGGTTCAGTGACGACAGTCTCGGCTTCCTGATGGACTCCTACACCCGCGAGGCGGGTGTTCGCAACCTGGAGCGCGAGATCGCCGCCGTCTGCCGCAAACTGGCCCGACGGCTCGTCGAGGAAGGCCGCGCCAAGAAGGTGAAGGCGAAACAGAAGGGCAAGGGGAAGCAGAAGGCCAAGGCGAAGGCCGCGGACGCGGAGCCGGCGATCGCCGTCGATGCGAGCCTGGTCGCGGAGCTTCTCGGCAAGCCGAAGTTCCGGCCCCGCAAGAAGCTCGACGAGTCGGAAGTCGGCGTTGCCACGGGGCTGGCCTGGACTCAGGCCGGGGGTGAACTGCTGGAGAGCGAAGTCGGCCTGATGAAGGGAACGGGCAAGCTGATCCTGACCGGCAAGCTCGGCGACGTGATGAAGGAATCGGCGCGGGCCGCGATGTCCTATCTTCGTAGCCGCTCGGACGTCTTCGGGCTGGAACCGGGGTTCCACGCGGACCGTGATCTGCACATCCACGTACCCGAAGGGGCGATCCCCAAGGACGGTCCGTCGGCCGGCATCACGATGGCTTCGGCGCTGATCTCGGCTCTGCTCGAGGTGCCGGTGCGCGGCGACGTGGCGATGACCGGCGAGATCACCCTGCGGGGGAAGGTGCTGCCGGTGGGCGGGATCAAGGACAAGGTGCTGGCGGCATACCGTGCCGGGATCTTCGAGATTCTGCTGCCGAAGGAGAACGACAAGGACCTCGAGGAAGTGCCCGAGGAGGTCCGGAACGAGATGACCTTCCATCTCGTCGAGTCGATGGACGAGGTGCTGGAAGCCGTCTTCGACGGCCCTGTCCGCCGGGTGCCGGAGGTACCGGCCGACTTCCAGAAGCCGGCGGATGAGGCGCCGCCGGCGAACGTCGCCCACTGA
- a CDS encoding O-antigen ligase family protein produces MAERPWRDRGAGSIVTLALAAVVFYAGTFHLGASATARITASALLLLLACWGATEFRDPLGLATVRAPWWPALPAALWLSVLASWLLSPVGRAGESIVVFLLPAAWAAAGIGRLLHRPEARRWALAGCAAVGLAASIWALIQQPLHDQGRAALPIGHHNQLALLLVALLPSAILGTWRVPWPGGGRPRLVAAVLVGGTLLWTLSATGSMSGLLALALQVLAVAGWTAWRLATPRWLAGVGTLLALVIALALVAAWAAPRHEVPGPVERLGAVVRLEDPSLLSRRTYAVAAMDGFAERPILGWGPGSSNWTLASHWRPAPGVHPPGEVITDAHSLLAQAPYELGALGSLLLLGVIVRYGQRHLRELVRSARRSAGSIGDPELLAAAMLGLLGTGICLVFGVFAGVLAVPAALILNLGLASAARDAGTGAEGMPSGWPWPRARVLVFLWLAAALGWSLERAWAARAYERAIGAAGSSGGVVAEAAAGDPSTLRLQEAVAADPRFPLYRVRLDPWAAATAADGLAPLWLLAGTVDGEDLERRREALERACDLDPLAALAPFELMRLERGAGSAAGEPRVAERAARAILAEPLLLAAVAFEGDPDLRAEVHRGIRAWPGLPPGWSESFEELWLLLDWSNGAEGPSRDVLSIDADRRAAVSFSLFAFRRPPWPLSIGAVPLRSHRLETITAHDLPAVTRLPQTAPEPFWIGRCGVGE; encoded by the coding sequence ATGGCCGAACGGCCCTGGAGGGACCGCGGCGCCGGGTCGATCGTCACGCTGGCCCTGGCCGCCGTCGTCTTCTACGCCGGTACCTTCCATCTCGGCGCGTCCGCCACAGCCCGGATCACCGCCTCGGCTCTGCTCCTGCTCCTCGCGTGCTGGGGAGCAACGGAGTTCCGTGACCCTCTCGGCTTGGCAACCGTTCGGGCGCCCTGGTGGCCGGCGCTGCCGGCGGCGCTCTGGCTTTCGGTTCTGGCCAGTTGGCTGTTGTCGCCGGTCGGACGCGCCGGAGAGTCGATCGTCGTCTTCCTGCTGCCCGCGGCCTGGGCGGCGGCGGGCATCGGCCGTCTGCTGCACCGGCCGGAAGCGCGGCGATGGGCTCTTGCAGGCTGCGCGGCGGTTGGCCTGGCCGCGTCGATCTGGGCCCTGATCCAGCAGCCCCTGCACGACCAGGGCCGGGCCGCGCTGCCGATCGGCCACCACAACCAGTTGGCCCTCCTGCTCGTTGCGCTGCTGCCGTCGGCCATCCTCGGGACGTGGCGCGTGCCATGGCCCGGCGGCGGCCGGCCGCGGCTTGTGGCGGCCGTCCTCGTGGGTGGGACCCTGCTCTGGACTCTGAGCGCGACGGGCTCCATGTCGGGCCTGCTTGCGCTGGCGCTTCAGGTCCTCGCGGTGGCGGGGTGGACCGCGTGGCGCCTGGCTACCCCGAGGTGGTTGGCGGGAGTTGGCACCCTGCTGGCTCTTGTGATCGCGCTGGCCCTCGTCGCGGCCTGGGCGGCTCCCCGGCACGAAGTCCCAGGCCCGGTCGAGCGCCTCGGAGCGGTGGTCCGCCTCGAGGATCCGTCATTGCTGTCGCGCCGAACCTACGCGGTTGCGGCGATGGACGGCTTCGCCGAGCGGCCCATCCTCGGATGGGGTCCCGGCTCGTCGAACTGGACACTCGCCAGTCACTGGCGGCCGGCCCCGGGCGTTCACCCACCCGGCGAGGTGATCACCGATGCGCACAGCCTGCTGGCGCAGGCGCCGTACGAGCTGGGGGCGCTCGGTTCGCTGCTGCTGCTCGGCGTGATCGTGCGCTACGGCCAGCGCCACCTGCGCGAACTCGTGCGGTCGGCGCGGCGGTCCGCGGGGTCCATCGGCGATCCGGAGCTTCTGGCGGCGGCGATGCTCGGTCTACTGGGTACGGGGATCTGCCTGGTGTTCGGCGTCTTTGCCGGTGTGCTGGCGGTGCCTGCGGCGCTGATTCTGAATCTGGGTCTGGCTTCGGCGGCGCGTGATGCCGGGACGGGAGCCGAGGGCATGCCCTCGGGCTGGCCGTGGCCCCGGGCCCGGGTTCTCGTGTTCCTGTGGTTGGCCGCCGCGCTTGGGTGGTCGCTGGAGCGGGCCTGGGCGGCGAGAGCCTACGAACGCGCGATCGGAGCGGCAGGCTCCTCGGGCGGCGTGGTGGCCGAGGCCGCAGCAGGCGATCCGTCGACCCTCCGCCTTCAGGAGGCGGTAGCGGCGGATCCTCGGTTTCCCCTCTACCGCGTGCGCCTGGATCCATGGGCGGCGGCCACGGCCGCCGACGGGCTGGCGCCGCTCTGGCTGCTGGCCGGCACAGTCGACGGCGAGGACCTGGAGCGGAGACGGGAAGCGTTGGAGCGGGCCTGCGATCTCGATCCGCTGGCCGCGCTCGCGCCGTTCGAGCTGATGCGCCTGGAGCGCGGGGCGGGGAGTGCCGCCGGGGAGCCGCGAGTGGCCGAGCGGGCCGCGCGGGCGATCCTCGCCGAGCCGTTGCTTCTGGCCGCCGTCGCCTTCGAGGGAGACCCCGATCTGCGGGCCGAGGTCCATCGCGGGATCAGGGCCTGGCCGGGCCTGCCGCCGGGCTGGTCCGAGTCGTTCGAGGAGCTATGGCTTCTGTTGGACTGGTCGAACGGCGCCGAGGGTCCGTCGCGTGACGTGCTTTCCATCGACGCGGACCGCCGCGCAGCGGTCTCGTTCAGCCTGTTCGCCTTCCGTCGGCCGCCGTGGCCGCTCTCGATCGGCGCCGTGCCGCTCCGGAGCCATCGCCTGGAGACGATCACCGCCCATGATCTACCTGCCGTGACCAGATTGCCGCAGACGGCGCCGGAGCCCTTCTGGATCGGACGCTGCGGGGTGGGCGAGTAG
- a CDS encoding GGDEF domain-containing protein has protein sequence MTAPDELAARAAAALREVTDMRGADDARRDSLTGLLDDRALHGALTDAIAATERGGDRIGLLFIDLDHFKRVNDRHGHVTGSRILSQVGRLIGDAARQAGGFAARYGGDEFVVVLPGADLDRSLRHAESLRATLAATILAGGEPPRRRPLVHVTCSIGAASSRPGPAGGHGETAARERAVTRLLQSADNAMYQVKRAGRNQVAAAGAEATGVA, from the coding sequence ATGACGGCCCCTGACGAACTCGCAGCACGGGCCGCCGCCGCTCTCCGCGAAGTCACTGACATGCGGGGCGCCGACGACGCGCGCCGCGACAGCCTGACCGGCCTGCTCGACGACCGCGCGTTGCACGGCGCGCTCACCGACGCCATCGCGGCGACGGAACGCGGCGGCGACCGCATCGGTCTGCTGTTCATCGACCTGGACCACTTCAAGCGCGTAAACGACCGGCACGGCCACGTGACCGGTAGCCGCATCCTGAGCCAGGTCGGCCGACTCATAGGCGATGCCGCTCGGCAGGCCGGGGGCTTCGCCGCCCGCTACGGCGGCGACGAGTTCGTGGTCGTCCTTCCCGGCGCCGACCTGGATCGGTCCCTTCGCCATGCTGAGAGCCTCCGGGCCACCCTGGCCGCCACCATCCTGGCCGGCGGCGAGCCGCCCCGCCGTCGCCCGCTGGTCCATGTCACCTGCTCGATCGGAGCCGCCTCGTCGCGGCCCGGGCCTGCTGGAGGCCACGGCGAGACAGCGGCCCGGGAACGGGCGGTGACCCGCCTGTTGCAGTCGGCCGACAATGCGATGTACCAGGTCAAGCGCGCCGGCCGTAATCAGGTGGCGGCTGCCGGCGCCGAAGCAACCGGCGTCGCCTGA